From Candidatus Bathyarchaeota archaeon:
CTTTGCACCTCGCAGCGGGTTTAAGACTGCATTGAATTAAAAAGTGTGTTATTTAACCTTTACTTCCGTTCACTCAAGAAGTAAACCAACGTTTAACAAAATGAAAACTTCACAGGCTTTTCTAGCCTGCTTAACAATGCGACACGACTTTCCTCCGACTCGTCAATAACTTTATAACCAGCTGCTTCCCCAAGCTTAAATGCAAATTCACGGATTTCCATATGGCTTGGCATGTTTTCATAGCTTAAACGCAGTCTCGAAAAACCAACATGCATATACGCTTTCGGTTCAACATACGTTGGATTAGCCTTTTCCATCAGTTTAGCGTATTCCTCGATGTTTCCCATGTTGAGACCACGCACAGCTGTTATACGAATCGCTGTGGGGCAGCTAAAGCTTTTAAGCATCTCCAGTGTTTCATTTAGTTTCTCCCAAGCATTCTGCGTGAGTGGTCGGCAAACTTTTCGGTAAATTTCCTTGTTTGGGGCGCAGACTGAGATATACAGTTGTGATGGTTCATGGCTTAATTTTGCCAGCGCTGAGGGCACTGTTCCATTAGACACCAAAAATGTTGTGAAGCCTCTCTTGTGGAAAGCGTGGATAAGCTCTCCCAGAGGTTCGTAAAGGGTTGGCTCACCTGTTAGGCTTATGGCTGCATGGCGGGGTCTTAATGCTTCTTTAAACTTTTGAGGATCTGTCTTCGGGTTTCCCTTATACCCGCTTAAAATTGCTAGTTGTGCCTTTATACTTCCTTCAACGATTTCTTCAGGTGAATCCCATAGGGGCAACATGTTTTCTTCCCATGTAATTTGGAGGTCTCCACTCTGAGCTCGCCAACAAAAAAGACATCGTTGTGTGCAATAGAAAAGTGCTGGTGTCATTTGAATGCACTGGTGGGTTTTTATCCCGTAAAACTTCTGCTTGTAGCATGGTCTTCCGTGAATCAGTGTCTCATAAAGCCATCTGCATCGTTTGACAGCCGAATGTCTACCAACAATATGGTACTTATGTTTTTTCAGCGCTTCAATCAGCAATGTTGGAACAAGACCCATTGTTATCAAACTTGTAAAATGAAGACGCCTTTTATAAATGGCTCTTTCATTATTTAAAGCAGTATTCAATGTTTTGGAAGTCTGAACAAAGCCTTATCACATCCCTTCTGACAGTTTCCGGGTTCTCTCCATCAAGCGCGATCCTTTTTATGAATTCAGCTATTTTCACCATTTCATTTTCTTTCATTCCACGCCTTGTGACTTCGCATGTTCCAATTCTTACAACGCAGTCAACGATTATGTTTGCTTTTTGAAGTTTTTCAGCCACTTTCCTGCCTTGATCGTAGCCTCCAAAATCCATTATAACTTGATGGGACTCCGTGAAGCCAATTTTCGAACATTTCACTGGAAAACTATTTTCGTGTAACGCTTTAGCCAAAGCTTTAGCATTACGAATCACCTGTTTCGCATACTCTTTACCGAAACACTTCATTTCAGCTAAAGCCAAGGTTAAGGCAGCTATGCGATTCCAGTGGGCGTTATCCACAAAACGTGGATAAATTTTGGCTTTTATCAATTCGCCATGCTCTTTATTCGCCAAAATTATGCCGCCTTGGGGACCGAAAAAAGATTTATGTGTTGAGCCAAAAAGCGCTTGAGCCCCATCCCTCAACGGGTCTTGGAACTGTTTTCCGGCGATGAGTCCTAAAACATGAGAGCCATCGAACCCCACCACTGCACCGTTTTCTTGGGCAACGCCAGCCAACTCTTTAACGGGATGAGGGAAAAGAATTAGGCTAGCTCCGAAAATTAAGAGTTTAGGCTTTTCACGTTTAATGATTTCTTTCGCTTTTTCCGTTTCCACTTTCATGTTTTCCCTAGAAAATGGCAAGGGAACAGCCTTCAAACCCAAAAGCCCGGCTAAACCATTCTCCCACAACCCCGGATAGCCACCGTCTTCCGGCGAGAGGCACATGAGCGTGTCGCCGGGCTTTGTGAAACATGCCAGAAAAGTTAGATCTGCAATGTGGCCTGAAAGCGGTCGTAGGTCAGCGATTTCGGCTCCAAACACTTCTTTAGCCAACTCTTCGCCGTATTGTTCAATCTCATCGATGAATTTTGTACCCATGTAAAAGCGGTCCCTAGCTGTATAGCGGTGTCCAAGTTCCGATGCTAAAAGACCACGCACAATAGGACTCATAACATTTTCAGAAGGAATTAGATTTAGGCATTCTTTTCCACGCCATTTCTCATGTTTCTCAACTAGGCCTAGAATTTTGTCGATCATCAATCTCCCTCCGGT
This genomic window contains:
- the twy1 gene encoding 4-demethylwyosine synthase TYW1 — its product is MGLVPTLLIEALKKHKYHIVGRHSAVKRCRWLYETLIHGRPCYKQKFYGIKTHQCIQMTPALFYCTQRCLFCWRAQSGDLQITWEENMLPLWDSPEEIVEGSIKAQLAILSGYKGNPKTDPQKFKEALRPRHAAISLTGEPTLYEPLGELIHAFHKRGFTTFLVSNGTVPSALAKLSHEPSQLYISVCAPNKEIYRKVCRPLTQNAWEKLNETLEMLKSFSCPTAIRITAVRGLNMGNIEEYAKLMEKANPTYVEPKAYMHVGFSRLRLSYENMPSHMEIREFAFKLGEAAGYKVIDESEESRVALLSRLEKPVKFSFC